From bacterium, the proteins below share one genomic window:
- a CDS encoding DUF4097 domain-containing protein, with amino-acid sequence MNFCTGRALVASSILTLLAAAAAAGEFTERYDLNAHELRVVNLIGRIVLEPADGDRFAVEVRVRGDDASREHIEIEVDEGREALVRVVFPVGRERRYVYPPLGRGKSTITFDNDGDAASSWFGKVVRGFKGDKITVAGRGKGLEVWADVTVRVPRDRAADVRLGVGEIEAEGVAGDLVLDINSGPVSARRIRGSVLGDTGSGSVDFSDIEGNVDADTGSGGVTIARCRGDRIHADTGSGSVHVEDVECGKLHIDTGSGGVTAARVKTDAAHIDTGSGRVKLQLLRMGRGKFIVDTGSGGIDLVLPRGASAEVTADTGSGGITVDLPGVETGRKKRDELRFTIGDGDARVILDTGSGGIRISMK; translated from the coding sequence ATGAATTTCTGCACAGGTCGTGCGCTGGTCGCATCGTCGATCTTGACGCTCCTGGCCGCGGCCGCGGCCGCCGGCGAGTTCACCGAGAGGTACGACCTGAACGCGCACGAGTTGCGGGTCGTCAACCTGATCGGCAGGATCGTCCTCGAACCCGCCGACGGCGACCGCTTCGCGGTGGAAGTCCGCGTGCGGGGCGACGACGCCTCGCGCGAACACATCGAGATAGAGGTCGACGAGGGGCGCGAAGCGTTGGTGCGCGTGGTCTTCCCGGTCGGCCGGGAGCGCCGCTACGTCTATCCGCCGCTCGGCCGCGGCAAGTCCACCATCACCTTCGACAACGACGGCGACGCCGCGAGCAGCTGGTTCGGCAAGGTCGTCAGGGGGTTCAAGGGCGACAAGATCACCGTGGCCGGCCGCGGCAAGGGCCTCGAGGTCTGGGCCGACGTGACGGTCCGCGTGCCGCGCGACCGCGCGGCCGACGTGCGCCTCGGCGTGGGCGAGATAGAGGCCGAGGGGGTCGCCGGCGACCTGGTGCTGGACATCAACAGCGGGCCGGTGTCCGCCAGGCGGATCCGCGGCTCAGTGCTCGGCGATACGGGCAGCGGCAGCGTCGATTTTTCGGACATCGAGGGCAACGTCGACGCCGACACCGGCAGCGGCGGCGTGACCATCGCCCGCTGCCGCGGCGACCGCATCCACGCCGATACGGGCAGCGGCTCCGTGCACGTCGAGGACGTCGAGTGCGGCAAGCTGCACATCGATACGGGCAGCGGCGGCGTTACGGCGGCGCGCGTCAAGACCGACGCCGCCCACATCGACACCGGCAGCGGCAGGGTCAAGCTCCAGCTGCTGCGCATGGGCCGCGGCAAGTTCATCGTCGACACCGGCAGCGGCGGCATCGACCTGGTCCTGCCGCGGGGCGCGTCGGCCGAGGTGACGGCCGACACGGGCAGCGGCGGCATCACCGTGGACCTGCCCGGCGTGGAGACCGGCCGCAAGAAGCGCGACGAGCTGCGCTTCACCATCGGCGACGGCGACGCGCGCGTGATCCTCGACACCGGCAGCGGCGGCATCCGTATCAGCATGAAGTGA
- a CDS encoding S9 family peptidase, whose amino-acid sequence MSRRSLPVFLLIVLAAAGFRPAAALLPGDLAAISRAGLVDLSPDGDRLLYSLTTPDPAGGPPRTDIHLREMATGEDRVLFRAEEKIDGAVYAPDGGRLACLQHGADGVSLLVVSGAQRRVVCTHPALGGALQWSPDGTHVAWLSDAPVGVYRGNDGVIVADDLGYRHLNRGYREGRLSQLHVCELATGSVRRVVDAPLDLHAFSWSPAGRELVFAAKRRADMGRNLNQDLFVVGRDGGEPRALTTNPAADTSPIWLPDGRIAYLRTDEPLYEVDEAVIAIIDPALGDTRILDRKAVGFSEFIWQFWHADGQFYFAAFNRGCIDIFAAGRAQPLTRTAHDFWQVDFGGGRMVLGGQDMLTPSAVYEVSLLGTGTGRLEKIIDPNAAWYGDVKLFEPHPFATLVEGRTINGWYFLPEGWRRGDRAPTVLSIHGGPEWMYGGWWQHDFHILAEAGYAVLIANPTGSSGYGAEFRRAVRGDWQGAPARDLLGCVDWAVAGGWADPQRLAVTGGSYGGYMAAWLTTQTDRFKAASMDRMLSDLASFWGTTDEKWPPEWSCGGRPWEEQARDYYRDASPLHHAGSVTTPTLISHGLRDYRCLVGQAESWFSALQARGVPSRLLRFAEEGHGVRRTDNQILLARETLEWFDRYVRSATTTEE is encoded by the coding sequence ATGAGCCGACGTTCTCTCCCAGTGTTCCTGCTGATCGTACTGGCCGCGGCGGGCTTTCGTCCCGCCGCGGCCTTGCTTCCCGGGGATCTCGCCGCCATCTCGCGGGCCGGGCTGGTCGATCTATCCCCCGACGGCGACCGGCTGCTCTACAGCCTGACGACGCCGGACCCCGCGGGCGGTCCCCCACGCACGGACATCCATCTGCGCGAGATGGCCACCGGCGAAGACCGCGTGCTCTTCCGCGCCGAGGAGAAGATCGACGGCGCCGTGTACGCCCCCGACGGCGGGCGCCTCGCCTGCCTGCAGCACGGCGCCGACGGCGTTTCCCTGCTGGTGGTGTCGGGCGCGCAGCGGCGCGTGGTCTGTACGCACCCCGCGCTGGGCGGCGCGCTGCAGTGGTCGCCGGACGGCACACACGTGGCCTGGCTCAGCGACGCACCCGTGGGCGTGTATCGCGGCAACGACGGGGTGATCGTCGCGGACGATCTGGGCTACCGGCACCTGAACCGCGGCTACCGCGAGGGCCGGCTGTCCCAGCTCCACGTCTGCGAGTTGGCGACCGGGTCCGTGCGACGCGTCGTGGACGCGCCCCTCGACCTGCACGCCTTCTCCTGGTCGCCCGCCGGGCGCGAGCTCGTCTTCGCGGCCAAGCGCCGGGCGGACATGGGCCGCAACCTGAACCAGGACCTGTTCGTTGTCGGGCGCGACGGCGGCGAGCCGCGCGCGCTCACCACGAATCCCGCGGCGGACACGTCCCCCATCTGGCTGCCCGACGGGCGCATCGCCTACCTGCGCACCGACGAGCCCCTGTACGAAGTCGACGAGGCCGTCATCGCGATCATCGATCCCGCCCTCGGCGACACGCGCATCCTCGACCGCAAGGCCGTGGGCTTTTCCGAGTTCATCTGGCAATTCTGGCACGCGGACGGACAGTTCTACTTCGCGGCCTTCAACCGCGGCTGCATCGACATCTTCGCCGCCGGCCGCGCGCAGCCGCTGACCCGCACCGCACACGACTTCTGGCAGGTGGATTTCGGCGGCGGGCGCATGGTCCTCGGCGGACAGGACATGCTCACGCCGAGCGCCGTCTACGAGGTGTCGCTGCTCGGCACCGGGACCGGCCGTCTCGAGAAGATCATCGATCCCAACGCCGCCTGGTACGGCGACGTCAAGCTCTTCGAACCCCACCCCTTCGCCACCCTGGTGGAGGGACGCACCATCAACGGCTGGTACTTCCTGCCCGAAGGCTGGCGGCGGGGCGATCGGGCGCCGACGGTGCTGAGCATCCACGGCGGGCCCGAATGGATGTACGGCGGCTGGTGGCAGCACGACTTCCACATCCTGGCCGAGGCCGGCTACGCGGTGCTGATCGCCAACCCCACCGGCAGCAGCGGCTACGGCGCCGAGTTCCGGCGCGCCGTGCGGGGCGACTGGCAGGGCGCCCCGGCCCGGGACCTGCTGGGCTGCGTGGACTGGGCCGTGGCCGGCGGCTGGGCCGATCCCCAGCGGCTGGCCGTGACCGGCGGCAGCTACGGCGGCTACATGGCCGCCTGGCTGACCACGCAGACGGACCGCTTCAAGGCGGCGAGCATGGACCGGATGCTCAGCGACCTGGCCTCCTTCTGGGGCACCACCGACGAGAAGTGGCCCCCCGAATGGTCCTGCGGCGGGCGGCCCTGGGAAGAGCAGGCGCGCGACTATTACCGCGACGCTTCACCCCTGCACCACGCCGGCTCCGTGACCACGCCGACGCTGATCAGCCACGGCCTGCGCGACTACCGCTGCCTCGTCGGCCAGGCGGAGAGCTGGTTCTCGGCGCTGCAGGCCCGGGGCGTGCCCTCGCGCCTGCTGCGCTTCGCCGAGGAGGGCCACGGCGTGCGCCGCACCGACAACCAGATCCTGCTCGCGCGGGAAACGCTGGAATGGTTCGACCGATACGTCCGTTCCGCCACCACGACCGAGGAGTGA
- a CDS encoding (2Fe-2S)-binding protein, whose protein sequence is MATYALRVNGRVHTVDVEPDTPLLWVLRDELGLHGVKYGCGIAECGACTVLLGNEAVRSCALTPADVGDAEVTTIEGLSPDGSHPVQQAWIEREVPQCGFCQPGHILQAVSLLRAAPEPTDEDIDRSMSDMICRCGTYQRIRAAVHLAAERSKP, encoded by the coding sequence ATGGCGACATACGCGCTCAGGGTGAACGGACGCGTCCACACGGTGGACGTGGAACCGGACACGCCCCTGCTGTGGGTCCTGCGCGACGAGCTCGGCCTGCACGGCGTCAAGTACGGCTGCGGCATCGCCGAATGCGGCGCCTGCACCGTGCTGCTGGGCAACGAGGCCGTGCGTTCGTGCGCCTTGACGCCGGCCGACGTCGGCGACGCCGAGGTGACGACGATCGAGGGGCTCTCCCCCGACGGCAGCCACCCGGTACAGCAGGCCTGGATCGAGCGGGAGGTCCCGCAATGCGGCTTCTGCCAGCCGGGACACATCCTGCAGGCCGTGTCACTGCTGCGTGCGGCGCCCGAGCCCACCGACGAGGATATCGACCGGTCGATGTCGGACATGATCTGCCGCTGCGGCACCTACCAGCGCATCCGCGCAGCCGTGCACCTGGCGGCGGAGAGGAGCAAGCCATGA
- a CDS encoding molybdopterin-dependent oxidoreductase has translation MNGPVNLSRRRFLRDTSLATGALVLGAAVPWRGVIAAGGDALEPNVLVAVGADGRVTMQFTWNELGQGAMTSLAMVVAEELCVATDAVDVEVPIWESKYGNNVTGGSSSMRESWLPLRRAAAAAREMLVTAGAARLGAAPADCRATEGAVVQAATGRRLAYGELVAEASQLPVPAEPALKDEAQYSIVGREAPRRDVPDKVTGRAVFGSDLARPGLLRAAFARCPWSGGEVGEVDDAPALAVPGVRRIVRLEDRVAVVAENTWSALRGRDALRVDWRGGDDPELDEAIFWQRLEERAEQPGFVTRDDGDVEAGLATAARVMRAEYRLPMVAHAVMEPSSCVVHAHDGVCDVEGPTQAPVWVARDVSRALGLPFANVRMKSTYAGSAFGRRLMTDYIVEGARVSREIGAPVQVVWSREDEMRHEFYRPASIHRQAAGLDADGRLIAWSHKIVTPSIVEQHYPGATRGGADEGALRGVADTQYRPENFRAAHVPVPGTVPLGWLRSVYDCQNALANECFLDELAAAAGRDPVEFRLDVLPADSRLRRVVTETAARSGWPRPSRSGRALGFACHACFGSFAAQVAEVSVDGGLLRVHRVVSVIDCGTAVNPNAVRAQMEGGVAMGLSIALRERITLDRGRIAQGNFDDYEPLRMHEMPVVETHILDSDGEMGGVGEPVMPPTAPAVCNAVFAATGLRIRELPIGEQLRS, from the coding sequence ATGAACGGACCGGTGAACCTGAGCCGACGCCGCTTCCTGCGCGATACCTCCCTGGCCACGGGCGCGCTGGTCCTCGGCGCCGCGGTGCCGTGGCGCGGCGTCATCGCCGCGGGCGGGGATGCGCTGGAACCGAACGTGCTCGTGGCCGTGGGAGCGGACGGCCGCGTGACCATGCAGTTCACCTGGAACGAGCTCGGGCAGGGGGCGATGACCTCGCTGGCCATGGTGGTGGCGGAGGAGCTCTGCGTGGCCACCGACGCGGTCGACGTGGAGGTGCCGATCTGGGAGAGCAAGTACGGCAATAACGTCACCGGCGGCAGCAGCAGCATGCGCGAGAGCTGGCTGCCCCTGCGCCGGGCGGCCGCCGCCGCGCGGGAGATGCTCGTCACCGCCGGTGCGGCCCGATTGGGCGCCGCACCCGCCGACTGCCGCGCCACGGAAGGCGCGGTGGTGCAGGCGGCCACCGGTCGCCGTCTGGCCTACGGGGAACTGGTCGCCGAGGCCTCGCAGCTGCCCGTCCCCGCGGAGCCGGCGCTCAAGGACGAGGCGCAGTACAGCATCGTCGGTCGCGAGGCTCCCCGACGCGACGTTCCCGACAAGGTCACGGGCCGGGCCGTGTTCGGCTCCGACCTGGCCCGCCCCGGTCTGCTCAGGGCCGCCTTCGCCCGTTGTCCCTGGTCCGGCGGCGAGGTGGGCGAGGTGGACGACGCCCCCGCGCTCGCCGTGCCCGGCGTGCGGCGGATCGTCCGCCTGGAGGATCGCGTGGCCGTGGTGGCCGAGAACACCTGGAGCGCCTTGCGCGGGCGCGACGCGCTGCGCGTCGACTGGCGGGGCGGGGACGATCCCGAGCTCGACGAGGCGATCTTCTGGCAACGCCTGGAGGAACGGGCGGAACAGCCCGGCTTCGTCACGCGCGACGACGGCGACGTCGAGGCGGGCCTCGCCACCGCGGCCCGGGTGATGCGCGCCGAGTACCGGCTGCCCATGGTCGCGCACGCCGTCATGGAGCCATCGAGCTGCGTGGTCCACGCCCACGACGGCGTCTGCGACGTGGAAGGCCCCACCCAGGCGCCGGTCTGGGTGGCGCGCGACGTCTCCCGCGCCCTCGGCCTGCCCTTCGCCAACGTGCGCATGAAGTCCACCTACGCGGGCAGCGCCTTCGGGCGCCGCCTGATGACCGACTACATCGTCGAGGGCGCGCGCGTCTCGCGGGAGATCGGCGCGCCGGTGCAGGTGGTCTGGTCGCGCGAGGACGAGATGCGCCACGAGTTCTACCGTCCCGCGAGCATCCACCGCCAGGCGGCCGGCCTCGACGCGGACGGGCGCCTTATCGCCTGGTCGCACAAGATCGTCACGCCGTCGATCGTGGAGCAGCACTACCCGGGCGCGACCCGGGGCGGCGCCGACGAGGGCGCCCTGCGCGGCGTGGCCGACACGCAGTACAGACCGGAGAACTTCCGCGCCGCGCACGTGCCCGTGCCCGGCACGGTGCCGCTGGGCTGGCTGCGCTCGGTCTACGACTGCCAGAACGCGTTGGCCAACGAGTGCTTCCTGGACGAGTTGGCGGCCGCCGCCGGCCGCGACCCGGTGGAGTTCCGGTTGGACGTCCTGCCCGCCGACTCCCGCCTGCGCCGCGTCGTCACAGAGACGGCCGCGCGGTCGGGCTGGCCGCGCCCGTCACGTTCGGGACGCGCGCTGGGCTTCGCCTGCCACGCCTGCTTCGGCAGCTTCGCGGCGCAGGTGGCCGAGGTCTCGGTGGACGGCGGCCTGCTGCGGGTGCACCGGGTGGTCAGCGTCATCGACTGCGGCACGGCGGTCAATCCGAACGCGGTGCGCGCCCAGATGGAGGGGGGCGTGGCCATGGGACTGAGCATCGCCCTGCGCGAGCGCATCACGCTCGACCGCGGCCGCATCGCCCAGGGCAACTTCGACGACTACGAACCGCTGCGCATGCACGAGATGCCGGTCGTGGAAACCCACATCCTCGACAGCGACGGCGAGATGGGGGGCGTGGGCGAGCCGGTCATGCCGCCGACGGCGCCGGCAGTGTGCAACGCCGTCTTCGCCGCCACGGGACTTCGCATTCGCGAGCTGCCCATCGGCGAGCAGCTGCGAAGCTAG